In Pleomorphomonas sp. T1.2MG-36, a single window of DNA contains:
- the hisI gene encoding phosphoribosyl-AMP cyclohydrolase, with protein MTSETRLFPSPGAKASLEAGDVLTPRFGADGTIACVTVDADSGQVLMVAYMNAESLALTIETGEGWYWSRSRGELWHKGATSGNVQRVVELLTDCDQDALVLRVRVDGAGATCHTGQVSCFYRRAPLGQKAADGPVRLEQVGGERRFDPAEVYGHKH; from the coding sequence ATGACCTCCGAGACGAGACTGTTCCCCTCCCCCGGCGCCAAGGCGTCGCTTGAGGCCGGCGACGTGCTGACCCCGCGCTTCGGCGCGGACGGCACCATCGCCTGCGTCACCGTCGACGCCGACAGCGGCCAGGTGCTGATGGTTGCCTACATGAACGCCGAAAGCCTCGCCCTGACCATCGAAACCGGCGAGGGCTGGTACTGGAGCCGATCGCGCGGCGAGCTCTGGCACAAGGGCGCCACATCCGGAAACGTACAAAGGGTGGTGGAGCTTTTGACGGACTGCGACCAGGACGCGCTGGTCCTGCGCGTGCGTGTGGACGGCGCCGGCGCCACCTGTCACACAGGTCAGGTGTCCTGCTTCTACCGGCGCGCGCCGCTCGGCCAGAAGGCGGCGGACGGACCGGTGCGGCTTGAACAGGTGGGCGGCGAGCGCCGCTTCGACCCGGCTGAGGTCTACGGTCACAAGCACTGA
- a CDS encoding DUF6803 family protein, whose protein sequence is MPMTHYMELLATNQPWNLIIFMAVPVILAETIAIAELYLLYTRRLDGAVRQLSRIAGSIAGIYFLGVFLYLVFTAVVPLTSGGAWRGPADIIAVGFYLTGVIPLGGIALIDLGLLWKDRSPEARLGLHAGFVALFLIVAHVAMIFGMLDPTILTGTDPMAAMPGMVH, encoded by the coding sequence ATGCCCATGACCCACTACATGGAACTTCTGGCCACCAACCAGCCCTGGAACCTCATCATCTTCATGGCCGTACCGGTGATTCTCGCCGAGACCATCGCCATCGCCGAACTCTATCTGCTCTATACGCGCCGCCTTGACGGCGCCGTGCGGCAGCTGAGCCGGATCGCCGGCTCGATCGCCGGCATCTATTTCCTCGGCGTCTTCCTCTATCTGGTCTTCACCGCGGTGGTGCCGCTGACATCGGGAGGCGCCTGGCGCGGCCCGGCCGACATCATCGCCGTGGGCTTCTATCTCACCGGCGTCATCCCGCTCGGCGGCATCGCGCTGATCGACCTCGGCCTTCTTTGGAAGGATCGCAGCCCGGAGGCACGGCTCGGCCTGCACGCCGGCTTCGTGGCACTGTTCCTGATCGTCGCCCATGTAGCCATGATCTTCGGCATGCTCGACCCGACCATTCTGACCGGTACCGATCCGATGGCGGCAATGCCCGGCATGGTTCACTGA
- a CDS encoding PilZ domain-containing protein codes for MAELIARLRNPNVRVGEQRRAERLNCHWPALVHSDPRDVACVVENISHSGCRVRTVGMLFEPGASVIVRIPSQKMVLDGVVAWARAEEAGIRFSFGEESHNLTV; via the coding sequence ATGGCGGAACTCATCGCCCGTCTACGCAACCCCAACGTCAGGGTCGGCGAACAGCGGCGGGCCGAGCGACTAAACTGTCATTGGCCGGCTCTCGTTCACTCCGACCCGCGCGATGTTGCCTGCGTCGTCGAGAATATCAGCCATAGCGGCTGCCGCGTTCGCACCGTCGGGATGCTGTTTGAGCCGGGGGCTTCGGTGATCGTGCGCATTCCCTCGCAGAAGATGGTGCTGGATGGCGTGGTCGCCTGGGCACGCGCCGAGGAAGCCGGCATCCGGTTCAGCTTTGGCGAGGAAAGCCACAATCTGACTGTCTGA
- a CDS encoding GNAT family N-acetyltransferase, with amino-acid sequence MSHSLSLRTVDTLAAVDKSAWDGLANPGWETGPHGSIRWIGAGSPSSYNPFASHDFLLACEESGCATAETGWLPSHLLLEDETGRLIGAAPAYLKGHSYGEYVFDHGWADAWERAGGRYYPKLQSSVPFTPVSGPRLFAIDEATRQALARGLKLVADRYELSSAHVTFVDDKGAAALAAEGWLERVDQQFHFRNDGYASYDDFLNRLASRKRKALKRERREALQDGITIEWVTGGDLTETHWDAFFEFYTDTGSRKWGTPYLNRRFFSLLSEKMADRVLLVMARRAGRYIAGALNLIGSDRLYGRNWGAIEDHPFLHFEVCYHQAIDYAIEHRLAVVEAGAQGEHKLSRGYLPETTRSAHYIADAGFRRAVADFLVRERRAVLNAETELESLGPFRRGPLQEQD; translated from the coding sequence ATGTCCCATTCGCTTTCGCTGCGTACCGTCGACACACTCGCAGCCGTCGACAAGTCCGCGTGGGATGGCCTTGCCAATCCCGGCTGGGAGACCGGACCGCACGGTTCCATTCGCTGGATCGGCGCCGGCTCGCCGTCTTCCTACAACCCTTTCGCCAGCCACGATTTCCTGCTCGCTTGCGAGGAATCGGGATGCGCCACCGCCGAAACCGGCTGGCTGCCCAGCCACCTGCTGCTCGAGGACGAGACCGGCCGCCTGATTGGCGCCGCACCTGCCTATCTCAAGGGGCATTCCTACGGCGAGTATGTATTCGACCACGGCTGGGCGGACGCCTGGGAACGCGCCGGCGGACGGTATTATCCCAAACTCCAGTCATCCGTCCCCTTCACGCCGGTGAGCGGCCCTCGCCTTTTCGCCATCGACGAAGCAACGCGGCAGGCGCTCGCGCGCGGCTTGAAGCTGGTCGCCGATCGATACGAGCTGTCGTCGGCGCATGTCACCTTCGTCGACGACAAAGGCGCGGCCGCGCTCGCTGCCGAGGGCTGGCTCGAACGGGTGGACCAGCAGTTCCATTTTCGCAACGACGGCTATGCAAGCTATGACGACTTCCTGAACCGGCTGGCCTCCCGCAAGCGCAAGGCGCTGAAACGCGAGCGTCGGGAGGCGCTTCAGGACGGCATCACCATCGAATGGGTGACCGGCGGCGATCTGACCGAGACCCACTGGGACGCCTTCTTCGAGTTTTACACGGACACCGGAAGCCGCAAGTGGGGCACGCCCTATCTCAACCGCCGCTTCTTCTCTCTCTTGTCCGAGAAGATGGCCGACCGCGTCCTGCTCGTCATGGCGCGGCGGGCCGGACGCTACATCGCCGGTGCGCTCAATCTCATAGGATCCGACCGCCTCTATGGCCGCAACTGGGGCGCCATCGAGGACCATCCTTTCCTGCATTTCGAGGTTTGCTACCACCAGGCCATCGATTACGCCATCGAGCACCGCCTGGCGGTGGTGGAGGCCGGCGCCCAGGGCGAACACAAGCTATCGCGCGGCTACCTGCCCGAGACGACCCGCTCGGCCCATTACATCGCCGACGCCGGCTTCCGCCGGGCGGTGGCCGACTTCCTCGTTCGCGAAAGGCGCGCCGTTCTCAACGCCGAAACGGAACTGGAAAGCCTCGGCCCCTTCCGGCGCGGTCCGCTGCAGGAACAGGATTGA
- a CDS encoding HIT family protein, translating into MTAYDADNIFAKILSGDIPSHKVYEDDDTLAFMDVMPQSDGHTLILPKTPSRNILDVDPEVLAKVIKVTQKIAKAAVKAFEADGAVVMQYNEAPAGQTVFHLHFHVVPRYLGVPLRPHTGKMADGSLLAGQAEKLKAALAE; encoded by the coding sequence ATGACCGCCTACGATGCCGACAACATCTTCGCCAAGATCCTGAGCGGCGATATTCCCTCGCACAAGGTCTACGAGGACGACGACACCCTCGCCTTCATGGATGTCATGCCGCAGTCGGACGGCCACACGCTGATCCTGCCCAAGACGCCCTCCCGCAACATTCTGGACGTCGATCCCGAGGTTCTCGCCAAGGTCATCAAGGTCACGCAGAAGATCGCCAAGGCGGCGGTGAAGGCCTTCGAGGCCGACGGCGCGGTCGTCATGCAATACAACGAAGCGCCGGCCGGCCAGACCGTGTTCCACCTGCATTTCCACGTCGTGCCGCGGTATCTCGGCGTTCCGCTCCGCCCGCACACCGGCAAGATGGCCGATGGTTCGCTGCTCGCCGGCCAAGCCGAAAAGCTCAAGGCCGCGTTGGCCGAGTGA
- a CDS encoding winged helix-turn-helix transcriptional regulator, producing MLDGFQRAIGVEPNFDSCPVRGVLDRIGDKWSTLMVLTLALGPHRFGELKRAIPDISQRMLTQTLRDLQRDGYVARQVFPTTPPAVEYRLTDLGRSLMVPLAGLVDWAVRTRGEIEAARTEFDRENV from the coding sequence ATGCTCGATGGCTTTCAGCGGGCGATCGGTGTCGAGCCGAATTTCGACAGTTGCCCCGTGCGTGGCGTTCTCGACCGCATCGGCGACAAGTGGAGCACGCTGATGGTGCTGACGCTGGCGCTCGGGCCGCACCGCTTCGGCGAACTGAAGCGCGCCATTCCCGACATATCCCAGCGCATGCTGACGCAGACTCTGCGCGATCTTCAGCGCGATGGCTATGTGGCGCGACAGGTGTTTCCAACCACCCCACCGGCGGTCGAATACAGGCTGACCGACCTCGGCCGGTCGCTGATGGTGCCGCTGGCGGGACTGGTGGACTGGGCGGTGCGGACGCGCGGGGAGATCGAGGCGGCGCGTACGGAATTCGACCGCGAGAACGTCTGA
- a CDS encoding SDR family oxidoreductase: MSEKLMVTGAAGKLGRSVVNLLLDEFGIAPGNLVAGTRDPGKLADLSARGVIVRAVDFNLPETLPAAFAGVDRLLIVSTDTIGARLAGQQAAVKAAKSAGVKGIVYTSAPNPHGDNHPLFFAGDHAGTETAIFESGLPYRILRNYWYHENFFMGLPGILKQGTWYTSDKPGTKVSYVAHDDCARAAAAALTKPWSDDKAIYDITSDETFSTEDVAGLATKILGKPISVVRLSPDVLASNLKSAGVPEFVITLMLSMDATNSAGLLSKTSGAVEELTGRKPRPLASFFEANKAALTA, translated from the coding sequence ATGAGCGAGAAACTGATGGTCACCGGCGCCGCCGGCAAGCTCGGCCGTAGCGTGGTCAACCTCCTTCTCGACGAGTTCGGCATTGCGCCCGGCAATCTCGTCGCCGGCACCCGCGACCCCGGCAAGCTCGCCGACCTCTCCGCACGCGGTGTGATCGTGCGAGCCGTCGACTTCAACCTTCCCGAAACGCTGCCCGCCGCATTTGCCGGCGTCGATCGTCTGCTCATCGTGTCGACCGACACCATCGGCGCCCGGCTCGCCGGCCAGCAGGCCGCCGTGAAGGCGGCGAAATCGGCGGGCGTCAAGGGCATCGTCTACACCTCCGCCCCCAACCCGCACGGCGACAACCACCCCCTGTTCTTTGCGGGCGACCATGCCGGCACAGAGACCGCCATTTTCGAGAGCGGCCTTCCCTACCGCATCCTGCGAAACTACTGGTACCACGAGAACTTTTTCATGGGTCTGCCGGGCATATTGAAGCAAGGCACCTGGTACACGTCGGACAAGCCGGGCACCAAGGTCAGCTACGTCGCTCACGACGATTGCGCGCGTGCCGCAGCCGCCGCCCTCACCAAGCCTTGGAGCGACGACAAAGCCATCTACGACATCACCAGCGACGAGACCTTCTCCACCGAGGACGTTGCCGGTCTGGCCACCAAGATACTCGGCAAGCCGATCAGCGTCGTGAGGCTGTCGCCCGACGTGCTGGCCAGCAATCTCAAATCGGCGGGCGTGCCGGAGTTCGTGATCACGCTCATGCTGTCGATGGACGCGACGAATAGCGCCGGCTTGCTGTCGAAAACGTCCGGGGCCGTGGAAGAGCTGACGGGACGCAAGCCGCGTCCGCTCGCCTCCTTCTTCGAGGCGAATAAAGCTGCCTTGACGGCGTAA
- a CDS encoding glycerophosphodiester phosphodiesterase family protein, with protein MTDFSWLTARPIAHRGLHDSKLGRIENTLSAFDAAARAGFPMEMDVHLSADGVVYVFHDDVLDRLTTGAGPVAGRTMAELKAIPMVGTEDRIPTLREVLDLVGGRTGLVIEIKSYFAERQRELVEATARELATYGGPVVVESFDPRQIQDLAEIAPDLPRGIVADDAASAADYNDYRFLTREELATLSHRSWSQFQFVSYWVKLLGNDVSLRARDEWNLPVTAWTIRKPEDRKMAEDFGAQLVFEGFDPGA; from the coding sequence ATGACGGATTTTTCCTGGCTCACCGCTCGCCCCATCGCCCACCGTGGGCTGCATGACTCCAAGCTCGGGCGCATCGAGAACACGCTTTCGGCGTTCGATGCCGCCGCGCGCGCGGGTTTTCCGATGGAGATGGATGTCCATCTCTCCGCCGACGGCGTCGTCTACGTCTTCCACGACGACGTTCTCGACCGCCTGACCACGGGGGCTGGGCCGGTGGCGGGCCGGACGATGGCCGAGCTCAAGGCAATCCCGATGGTCGGTACGGAAGACCGCATTCCGACGTTGAGGGAGGTGCTCGACCTCGTCGGCGGGCGGACCGGCCTCGTCATCGAGATCAAGAGCTATTTTGCCGAGCGGCAGCGCGAGCTCGTCGAAGCGACCGCGCGCGAGCTTGCCACCTATGGCGGGCCGGTGGTGGTCGAGTCGTTCGATCCGCGCCAGATTCAGGATCTGGCCGAGATCGCGCCCGACCTGCCACGCGGCATTGTCGCCGACGACGCGGCGAGCGCCGCGGACTACAACGACTACCGCTTCCTGACGCGTGAGGAGCTTGCGACGCTCTCCCACCGCTCCTGGTCGCAGTTCCAGTTCGTCAGCTATTGGGTGAAGCTACTCGGCAATGACGTCAGCCTGCGTGCGCGTGACGAGTGGAACCTGCCGGTCACCGCCTGGACCATCCGCAAGCCGGAGGACCGCAAGATGGCCGAGGACTTCGGTGCCCAGCTGGTGTTCGAGGGATTCGATCCCGGCGCCTGA
- a CDS encoding RidA family protein has protein sequence MTSSVESALNGLGLTLPEAIAPVANYVPYVRTGNLLFVSGQISKTAAGAAVTGKLGVDVDVAGGQKAAELCALNILAQVKAAVGDLDRIARVVRLNAFVNSAPEFTDQPQVVNGASNLIANVLGEKGKHSRTAVGVAALPLGVAVEIDAIIEVS, from the coding sequence ATGACCAGTTCCGTCGAATCCGCGCTCAATGGTCTCGGCCTGACGCTGCCGGAGGCGATTGCCCCCGTCGCCAACTATGTGCCTTACGTTCGTACCGGCAATCTGCTGTTCGTCTCGGGGCAGATTTCCAAGACGGCGGCCGGCGCTGCGGTGACCGGCAAGCTCGGCGTCGATGTGGACGTGGCTGGCGGGCAGAAGGCGGCCGAGCTATGCGCCCTGAATATCCTGGCGCAGGTGAAGGCCGCGGTCGGCGATCTCGATCGCATTGCGCGGGTCGTCCGCCTGAACGCCTTCGTCAATTCCGCTCCCGAATTCACCGATCAGCCCCAGGTCGTCAACGGAGCGTCAAATCTCATCGCTAACGTGCTGGGCGAAAAGGGCAAGCACAGCCGCACGGCTGTCGGCGTCGCTGCCCTGCCGCTCGGCGTCGCGGTGGAAATCGACGCCATCATCGAGGTTTCCTGA
- a CDS encoding cell envelope integrity EipB family protein — MMNSLFRSAAIACAFSALVGPTLAGGLVPHRVAYDLALESNSQMSDAPINMKGRMVYEFTGDACQGYTVNFRFVLETGDGEGNSAITDLRNRNFESADSRSFEFRSQTFVNEVQTEDVNGTAIRDGDKVNVKLKLTEDTEFTIDKPVIFPTAQLLKTITEAEKGTTVFSDDIYDGSDGGQHVFHTSTVIGSPRTTPPDDSEKPIGNFRRWPVTVSYFGAEAGGDQPPDYSISFDLWENGVSSKMRLDYGDFVLNGKIVHLELLPETPCTKEPTPTVAPTATTPPAENQPATAPSKPESDGRAAEQPKSDAPAATDAPPVDKAPTAPAAPEPKTGE, encoded by the coding sequence ATGATGAACTCGCTTTTCCGATCGGCGGCGATCGCCTGCGCCTTTTCGGCGCTGGTCGGGCCGACGCTGGCCGGCGGTCTGGTGCCGCACCGCGTTGCCTACGATCTCGCTCTCGAGAGCAACTCCCAGATGAGCGACGCTCCCATCAACATGAAAGGGCGAATGGTCTACGAGTTCACCGGCGACGCCTGCCAGGGCTACACGGTCAACTTCCGCTTCGTGCTGGAAACCGGCGATGGCGAGGGCAACTCGGCGATCACCGATCTCCGCAACCGGAACTTCGAGAGCGCGGACAGCCGGAGCTTCGAGTTTCGCTCGCAGACTTTCGTCAACGAGGTTCAGACCGAGGACGTCAACGGGACGGCCATCCGCGATGGCGACAAGGTCAACGTCAAGCTGAAGCTGACGGAAGATACCGAGTTCACAATCGACAAGCCGGTCATCTTCCCAACCGCCCAACTCCTCAAGACGATCACCGAGGCCGAAAAAGGCACGACCGTCTTTTCCGACGACATCTACGATGGCTCGGACGGCGGCCAGCACGTCTTCCATACGTCGACGGTCATCGGCTCTCCCCGAACCACGCCGCCGGATGACAGCGAGAAGCCGATCGGCAACTTCCGACGCTGGCCGGTGACGGTCTCCTACTTCGGGGCCGAGGCCGGCGGCGACCAGCCGCCGGATTACTCGATTTCCTTCGATCTCTGGGAGAACGGCGTTTCCTCCAAGATGCGGCTCGACTACGGCGACTTCGTTCTCAACGGCAAGATCGTCCACCTGGAACTGCTGCCCGAGACTCCGTGCACCAAAGAGCCGACACCCACCGTGGCGCCCACGGCCACGACACCGCCGGCCGAGAACCAACCTGCCACCGCTCCTTCGAAGCCGGAGAGCGACGGCCGTGCCGCCGAGCAGCCGAAAAGCGACGCCCCGGCAGCGACCGATGCTCCCCCTGTCGACAAGGCTCCGACGGCGCCCGCCGCCCCCGAGCCGAAGACCGGAGAGTGA
- a CDS encoding TCR/Tet family MFS transporter, protein MSAPSRSIPITAPQARRATVFALVAVFLDVVGFGLIIPVLPRLIEEVGHTGLDDAARIGGWLFAAFSLAQFVFAPLAGTLSDRFGRRPLLLLAISGLAVDYVVQALAPTVLWLFVGRLIAGVCGSSHVIAGACLADVSSPENRARSFGRMTAAFGLGFVLGPAIGGLLGEFGTRVPFWCAAVLASVNFLFGVFALPETLPREKRRAFHWREANPLGVLAVFGRYAGVLPYAWVLTVFFFGTSIYAAIWPFWGMAKFGWSGTTVGLTLAASGLTVALLQGFGTGPAVARWGEQRMAAVGLAGAAATCIGFALSPTTAVVIVMLVINAVEGFAHPMLSALMSKAVPEDTQGALQGGISALMNLAMLAGAIFYTQAFGYFLSEAAPIHSPDVSFFIAATLMLIALGLFLRHSRRTAG, encoded by the coding sequence ATGAGTGCCCCCTCTCGTTCTATCCCCATCACCGCCCCTCAAGCGCGCCGGGCCACGGTGTTCGCTTTGGTGGCCGTATTTCTCGATGTCGTCGGTTTCGGTCTGATCATTCCGGTGCTGCCGCGGCTCATCGAAGAGGTGGGGCATACCGGCCTTGACGATGCGGCCCGCATCGGCGGCTGGTTGTTTGCCGCGTTCAGCTTGGCGCAGTTCGTGTTTGCGCCGCTGGCCGGCACGCTGTCCGACCGCTTCGGCCGACGCCCGCTCTTGCTCCTGGCCATTTCCGGGCTCGCCGTCGATTACGTCGTGCAGGCCCTGGCTCCCACGGTGCTCTGGCTGTTTGTCGGGCGGCTGATCGCCGGTGTCTGCGGGTCGTCGCACGTCATTGCCGGCGCTTGCCTTGCCGACGTCAGCTCTCCCGAGAATCGCGCCCGCTCCTTTGGCCGGATGACGGCTGCCTTCGGCCTCGGCTTCGTGCTGGGGCCGGCGATCGGCGGGTTGCTCGGGGAGTTTGGTACCCGCGTGCCCTTCTGGTGCGCGGCGGTGCTGGCCAGTGTCAACTTTCTGTTCGGTGTCTTTGCGCTGCCCGAAACCCTTCCCCGCGAGAAACGCCGCGCCTTCCACTGGCGCGAAGCCAACCCGCTCGGCGTGCTGGCGGTGTTTGGCCGCTATGCCGGCGTTCTGCCTTACGCCTGGGTGCTGACGGTCTTCTTCTTCGGCACCTCGATCTACGCGGCGATATGGCCGTTCTGGGGCATGGCGAAATTCGGCTGGTCCGGCACCACGGTCGGGCTGACGCTTGCCGCTTCCGGTCTCACGGTGGCGCTTCTGCAGGGATTCGGCACCGGACCGGCCGTGGCCCGCTGGGGTGAACAGCGGATGGCGGCGGTCGGCCTTGCCGGCGCGGCGGCAACCTGCATCGGGTTCGCCCTGTCGCCGACGACCGCCGTCGTCATCGTGATGCTGGTGATCAACGCCGTGGAAGGCTTCGCGCATCCGATGCTGTCGGCGCTGATGTCGAAGGCCGTGCCGGAGGATACGCAGGGCGCATTGCAGGGCGGAATTTCCGCCCTGATGAACCTTGCCATGCTGGCCGGCGCGATCTTCTACACCCAGGCCTTCGGTTATTTCCTGTCGGAAGCCGCGCCCATCCACAGCCCCGACGTGTCGTTCTTCATCGCCGCCACCCTGATGCTGATTGCTCTGGGTCTATTCCTGCGGCACTCGAGACGGACGGCCGGATAG
- the rpmG gene encoding 50S ribosomal protein L33, with protein MAKATTIKIRLVSTADTGYFYVTKKNSRTMTEKMTKTKYDPVARKHVEFKESKIK; from the coding sequence ATGGCCAAGGCAACGACCATCAAGATCCGGCTCGTCTCGACCGCCGACACCGGGTACTTCTACGTCACCAAGAAGAACTCGCGCACGATGACCGAGAAGATGACCAAGACCAAGTACGATCCGGTCGCGCGCAAGCACGTCGAGTTCAAGGAATCCAAGATCAAGTGA
- a CDS encoding MFS transporter, with the protein MTSLDVDRFDRRRLAGLAAAIGAISAVGTSLSLGMPLLAVIMEQRGHSSAVIGLVTTAAGVAALLSTPFVPMLTRRFGAAWVLLIAVVLGTLTFPLFYVFDSIAVWFVLRFVFSLCLNTAFIVSEFWINALAPAEKRGFVMGLYATILSVGFAVGPAILSFIGSEGWLPFAIGTGLMAVSILPIIAGFRADPPMHEGKGGNFLHFLTVVPLATFAAFTVGAVESSVMSFSPVYGLRLGYSEQVAALLVMAVAVGNIVAQLPLGMLSDRMDRRRLLLYVAFGGIVSGGLVAAVSSNPFFLMATIGLWGGLVTGLYAVGLTHLGARLSGSDLASANAAFIFMYSVGMLVGPAATGAGMDAMGPQGLVVVTAVILAGYAGFAFRRIRKVPEPNMEGSSSSS; encoded by the coding sequence ATGACCTCACTTGATGTCGACCGTTTCGACCGGCGCCGTCTTGCCGGTCTTGCCGCCGCGATCGGAGCGATTTCGGCAGTTGGCACCTCGCTTTCGCTCGGCATGCCCCTTCTCGCCGTCATCATGGAGCAGCGGGGACATTCGAGTGCGGTGATTGGCTTGGTGACGACGGCCGCCGGCGTCGCCGCGCTTCTCAGCACACCGTTCGTGCCCATGCTGACGCGCCGGTTCGGCGCTGCCTGGGTGCTGCTGATCGCCGTGGTTCTGGGGACCCTTACCTTCCCCCTGTTCTACGTTTTCGATTCGATCGCCGTCTGGTTCGTGTTGCGGTTCGTCTTCTCGCTCTGTCTCAACACCGCCTTCATCGTCTCGGAATTCTGGATCAACGCCTTGGCCCCAGCCGAGAAGCGCGGCTTCGTGATGGGCCTCTACGCCACCATTCTGTCCGTCGGTTTCGCGGTGGGGCCGGCGATCCTGAGCTTCATCGGGTCGGAAGGGTGGCTGCCGTTTGCCATCGGGACCGGACTGATGGCCGTTTCCATCCTGCCGATCATCGCCGGCTTCCGGGCCGATCCGCCGATGCACGAGGGCAAGGGCGGAAACTTCCTGCACTTCCTCACCGTCGTGCCGCTTGCCACCTTCGCTGCCTTCACCGTCGGCGCCGTCGAATCGTCTGTGATGAGCTTCTCGCCGGTCTACGGCCTGCGCCTCGGTTACAGCGAACAGGTGGCGGCGCTGCTCGTCATGGCCGTGGCGGTCGGCAACATCGTCGCGCAACTGCCGCTGGGCATGTTGTCGGATCGCATGGATCGGCGGCGACTGCTGCTCTACGTCGCCTTTGGCGGCATCGTGTCGGGCGGGCTGGTCGCGGCCGTGTCGTCGAATCCGTTCTTTCTCATGGCCACCATCGGGCTATGGGGCGGGCTCGTGACCGGTCTTTACGCGGTGGGATTGACCCATTTGGGCGCACGTTTGTCCGGCAGCGACCTTGCCTCGGCCAATGCCGCGTTCATCTTCATGTACTCGGTCGGCATGCTGGTCGGCCCGGCGGCGACCGGTGCCGGCATGGACGCCATGGGGCCGCAGGGGCTGGTCGTGGTGACCGCCGTGATCCTTGCCGGCTATGCCGGGTTTGCCTTTCGCCGCATTCGCAAGGTGCCCGAACCGAACATGGAAGGTTCATCAAGCTCGTCTTGA
- a CDS encoding FAD-dependent oxidoreductase: MPDHLPVVVVGAGIAGLTLSLCLARAGVRVTVIDKAPELREVGAGLQLSPNASSILFHLGLGSALDATGMRPEAVTIRDGASGRLILRMPLGEAMVERYGAPYIVIHRADLQGTLLAAVEQEPRVALHLGVRITSIAEDAAGVVVEGMEADQQVRFEGSVLVGADGVRSMVRETVTGGGPARYTGRTAWRATFEAEGFFAQSFRHNETGLWLGRHAHLVHYAIDAGREINLVAAIDDAWNEDGWDVPGDPAQIQAAFRDWPEPVRKLIAMPDSWRKWALCEAPRDTPWTKGRTVLIGDAVHGMPPFVAQGAAMAIEDARVLAGVLAADSGDDIEERLGLFAEGRKARTDKVASAARRNGLIYHLGGVPAKARNLGMRMLGAERLADNMDWIYGWRPLEG, from the coding sequence ATGCCGGATCACTTACCGGTAGTGGTGGTCGGGGCCGGAATAGCCGGCCTCACGTTATCGTTGTGTCTTGCGCGGGCCGGCGTGCGAGTCACGGTGATCGACAAGGCGCCAGAGCTGAGGGAGGTCGGAGCCGGCCTGCAGCTTTCGCCCAACGCGTCATCGATTCTCTTTCACCTCGGGCTGGGGTCGGCGCTTGATGCCACGGGCATGCGTCCGGAGGCGGTGACCATTCGCGATGGGGCGAGCGGTCGCCTCATCCTGCGCATGCCGCTTGGCGAGGCGATGGTCGAACGCTACGGTGCGCCCTACATCGTCATCCATCGCGCCGACCTGCAGGGAACCCTGCTTGCCGCCGTCGAGCAGGAACCACGTGTCGCGCTGCATCTCGGCGTTCGCATCACCTCCATCGCCGAAGATGCGGCGGGTGTCGTGGTCGAAGGCATGGAGGCCGATCAACAGGTTCGATTTGAAGGTAGCGTGCTGGTCGGCGCCGACGGCGTCCGTTCGATGGTGCGCGAGACGGTGACCGGGGGAGGCCCCGCGCGCTACACTGGGCGCACCGCGTGGCGGGCTACCTTCGAAGCCGAGGGGTTCTTTGCCCAGTCCTTCCGCCACAACGAGACCGGACTCTGGCTCGGTCGGCATGCCCATCTCGTCCACTATGCCATCGATGCCGGCCGGGAGATCAACCTGGTCGCGGCCATCGACGACGCATGGAACGAAGACGGCTGGGATGTTCCCGGCGATCCGGCCCAGATCCAGGCCGCGTTCAGGGACTGGCCGGAGCCGGTGAGGAAGCTGATCGCCATGCCGGACAGCTGGCGGAAGTGGGCTCTTTGCGAGGCGCCGCGCGATACGCCGTGGACCAAGGGGCGGACGGTACTGATCGGAGATGCCGTGCACGGCATGCCGCCCTTCGTGGCGCAAGGCGCGGCCATGGCCATCGAGGATGCCCGCGTTCTGGCGGGAGTGCTGGCGGCCGATTCGGGTGATGACATCGAGGAACGGCTTGGCCTCTTCGCCGAGGGGCGCAAGGCCCGGACCGACAAGGTGGCCTCCGCCGCCCGGCGCAATGGCCTCATCTATCATCTGGGCGGGGTGCCGGCGAAGGCGCGCAATCTGGGGATGCGCATGCTGGGTGCCGAGCGGCTGGCCGACAACATGGATTGGATTTACGGCTGGCGTCCGCTAGAAGGCTAG